In Elusimicrobiota bacterium, one genomic interval encodes:
- a CDS encoding DUF3138 family protein, producing the protein MKNRKWSRCAVTLGVWAVLGSTAEIVFADTAAPKWHESTVIGGYVQGSYVGNLSKDTPQTNQLRVYDANNGFNLNQAQLRLSKPVDEAGAGFSVKLLAGHDAGFIHSAGLGTESSSFDLEEANLTFKVPKVQNLTFTGGKFVTSCGVEVIDSPANLMIEPGYLFFYGMPFTHTGGKFGYTVNDKLSLSAGLVNGWDQVTDGNSGKTIILQVAATPLTGFSASLMGSYGPELFNTGSSTTALPSGNPNISKRSHVDLVLGYTGITKLSLNAEYLWGQDTNVGGTADSGTTPWSGVGLWAAYNVSDYINPGVRFEVFRDQNGAGRLTAGVNQTAKNLTLVNKVNLTKSTFVRLEYRHDWSNAAVFTRNDGSLVCNQNTVSADWVVTF; encoded by the coding sequence ATGAAAAATCGCAAATGGAGTAGATGTGCCGTCACGTTAGGCGTCTGGGCCGTTCTAGGGAGTACCGCGGAGATCGTTTTCGCAGATACCGCTGCGCCAAAGTGGCATGAGTCCACAGTGATCGGTGGGTATGTTCAGGGGTCTTATGTAGGGAACCTATCTAAGGATACTCCGCAAACCAATCAGTTGCGTGTCTATGACGCCAATAATGGATTCAACCTGAATCAGGCGCAACTGCGGCTGTCGAAGCCCGTGGATGAAGCCGGAGCCGGATTCAGCGTGAAGTTGCTGGCCGGGCATGATGCGGGGTTCATTCATTCTGCCGGACTGGGTACAGAGTCGAGTTCCTTTGACCTCGAAGAGGCCAACCTGACCTTCAAAGTTCCGAAGGTTCAAAATCTGACCTTTACGGGTGGTAAATTCGTGACATCCTGCGGGGTGGAAGTCATTGACTCTCCGGCGAACCTGATGATCGAGCCGGGCTACCTCTTCTTTTATGGGATGCCTTTCACCCATACGGGCGGCAAGTTCGGTTATACGGTTAATGACAAACTCAGTCTCTCCGCCGGGCTTGTCAACGGTTGGGATCAGGTCACGGACGGGAACTCCGGTAAAACGATCATCCTCCAAGTCGCCGCCACGCCGCTGACGGGGTTTTCGGCCAGCTTAATGGGTTCATATGGGCCGGAACTGTTTAACACCGGTTCCTCGACAACCGCGCTTCCTTCCGGCAACCCCAACATCTCCAAGCGGTCTCATGTCGATCTTGTTCTCGGCTACACCGGGATCACTAAGCTCAGTCTGAACGCTGAGTATCTGTGGGGCCAGGATACGAACGTGGGAGGCACCGCGGATTCAGGAACAACGCCGTGGTCCGGCGTAGGTCTCTGGGCCGCTTACAACGTGAGCGATTACATCAATCCCGGTGTGCGTTTCGAGGTGTTCCGTGATCAGAACGGCGCGGGCCGTCTGACCGCGGGTGTCAACCAGACCGCCAAGAATTTGACATTGGTGAATAAGGTGAACCTCACCAAGTCGACATTCGTGCGGTTGGAATATAGGCATGACTGGTCCAATGCGGCGGTATTTACGCGCAACGATGGGAGTCTGGTGTGCAACCAGAACACCGTCAGCGCCGATTGGGTCGTAACTTTCTAA
- a CDS encoding ATP-binding protein translates to MPTCKDEDIRQQEAIHDLTMRALSEVDLRWLMQEAVTTVANVLRTERCRILEWKTDRPYFLLAAGTGWDPGFLSHAKIPASPESPAGRALLSKAPIFVENYGAETRFTLPDIDQGSVSGFCLPIHGKNFPFGVLEVQSKESRTFDSREVWFAKSVTNLLGVTAGRQRAEGRTRQADKMSTLGQLASGIAHELNNPLTIILGFAQGALPQLSPTDPMYLPLASIEREADRCRKLIHNLLGFSREGNLGMILEDPVDVIENALTLVRTQAKVHSVKVERHFEKELPRVPMERTPIQQVVINLCSNAIDAMPEGGELTVALSKNASHLQIRIIDTGTGISPEIREKIFDPFFTTKEAGKGTGLGLSLVHDIVNRHHGSIKIQSAVHQGTTFIVSLPLKEVPATEESV, encoded by the coding sequence GTGCCCACATGTAAAGATGAGGATATACGCCAGCAGGAAGCCATCCATGATCTCACGATGCGGGCCCTTTCCGAGGTTGATTTGCGCTGGTTGATGCAGGAAGCTGTGACAACGGTGGCGAACGTGCTGCGGACGGAACGATGCCGGATTTTGGAATGGAAAACCGATCGACCCTATTTTCTGCTGGCGGCCGGCACGGGCTGGGATCCCGGGTTTCTGTCCCATGCGAAGATCCCGGCCAGTCCGGAATCTCCTGCGGGTCGTGCCCTGTTGTCCAAAGCGCCCATTTTTGTTGAGAATTACGGGGCCGAAACGCGTTTTACTCTTCCGGATATCGATCAAGGATCCGTCAGCGGTTTTTGCCTTCCGATCCATGGAAAGAATTTTCCTTTTGGAGTCCTCGAGGTGCAAAGCAAAGAATCGCGTACTTTTGATTCTCGGGAGGTCTGGTTTGCGAAGTCGGTGACCAACCTTCTGGGGGTTACGGCGGGTCGGCAGCGGGCCGAGGGGCGCACCCGCCAGGCCGATAAAATGTCGACTCTGGGACAGCTGGCCAGCGGCATCGCCCATGAACTCAATAATCCGTTAACAATTATCCTCGGGTTTGCGCAAGGCGCGTTGCCGCAGTTGTCGCCGACGGACCCTATGTATTTACCGCTGGCGTCGATCGAACGGGAAGCGGACCGTTGCCGGAAGTTGATCCATAATCTTCTGGGTTTCTCTCGGGAAGGTAATCTCGGCATGATTTTGGAAGATCCGGTGGACGTAATTGAGAATGCGCTGACGTTGGTCAGAACGCAAGCCAAGGTCCATTCCGTTAAAGTTGAACGGCATTTTGAGAAAGAGCTGCCGCGTGTGCCAATGGAACGGACCCCGATTCAGCAGGTTGTTATCAATTTGTGCAGCAACGCGATCGACGCGATGCCGGAGGGCGGCGAGTTAACGGTTGCGTTATCGAAAAACGCTTCCCATTTACAGATCCGGATCATAGATACCGGGACCGGGATTTCTCCCGAGATTCGCGAGAAGATATTTGATCCATTTTTCACCACGAAAGAGGCGGGAAAGGGAACCGGTCTCGGGCTGAGCCTTGTTCACGATATCGTAAACCGGCATCACGGTTCCATCAAAATTCAGAGTGCCGTTCACCAGGGAACAACCTTTATTGTTTCTTTGCCGTTGAAAGAGGTTCCGGCAACCGAGGAGAGCGTTTAG
- the leuB gene encoding 3-isopropylmalate dehydrogenase — protein MELNILILPGDGIGVEVTREAVRVLERIASKFRHKLKHQEGLLGGIAIHKTGSPFPPETEKLALEADATLMGAVGLPEFDNAPPEKRPEKGLLGIRKTLKVYANLRPVHAYPALINSSPLKNHLVEGTDMIIVRELTGGLYYGTPRGISGQGAQKRAVNTMVYTHAEIERVARMAFHLARKRRKKLTSVDKSNVLETSQLWREVVSEMAKDFPDVTLDHLLVDNCAMQLVLNPKRFDVVLMENMFGDILSDEGAVLAGSIGMLPSASIGDQKPNGVWVGLYEPVHGSAPDIAGQNKANPLGAIGSVAAMLEYSFGLTKEAAVINASIEKVLNSGHVTADLKPAGKPATTDQVGQAVCDAIE, from the coding sequence ATGGAACTGAACATCCTCATTTTGCCGGGCGATGGCATCGGAGTCGAGGTAACACGTGAAGCTGTTCGTGTACTCGAACGGATTGCATCGAAATTCAGGCACAAATTGAAACACCAGGAGGGGCTCCTGGGAGGCATCGCCATCCACAAAACCGGCTCCCCCTTTCCCCCGGAAACCGAAAAACTGGCACTGGAAGCGGACGCCACTCTCATGGGAGCCGTTGGACTCCCCGAATTTGATAACGCGCCTCCGGAGAAACGCCCGGAAAAGGGACTCCTGGGCATCCGGAAAACGCTGAAAGTTTACGCTAACCTGCGCCCGGTCCATGCTTATCCGGCGCTGATCAACTCGTCCCCGTTAAAAAACCATCTGGTCGAAGGGACTGACATGATCATCGTACGGGAGTTGACGGGTGGCCTTTATTACGGGACTCCCCGGGGCATCTCCGGCCAGGGAGCCCAGAAACGCGCCGTCAACACCATGGTTTACACGCACGCGGAGATCGAGCGAGTCGCCCGAATGGCCTTTCATCTTGCCCGAAAACGCCGCAAAAAGCTGACCAGCGTGGACAAATCCAACGTTTTGGAAACCTCGCAACTTTGGCGGGAGGTCGTCTCGGAAATGGCGAAGGATTTTCCGGATGTGACACTGGATCATCTTCTGGTCGACAACTGCGCGATGCAACTCGTTCTAAACCCCAAACGGTTTGATGTGGTCCTGATGGAGAACATGTTCGGCGACATCCTGAGCGATGAAGGGGCGGTCCTGGCCGGTTCCATCGGGATGCTTCCCTCGGCCTCAATCGGCGATCAAAAGCCGAACGGCGTCTGGGTCGGCTTGTACGAACCGGTTCATGGCTCCGCACCGGACATCGCCGGGCAGAACAAAGCGAACCCCCTGGGCGCGATCGGGTCTGTCGCCGCCATGCTGGAATACAGCTTTGGCCTGACAAAAGAAGCGGCGGTTATTAATGCCTCGATCGAGAAGGTCCTGAATAGCGGCCACGTCACTGCAGACCTCAAACCCGCAGGAAAACCCGCCACAACCGACCAGGTCGGCCAGGCGGTCTGCGACGCGATCGAATAA
- a CDS encoding RNA-binding protein → MEKRLYVGNLPFETTEDELHSMFMAHGSVVSAKLITDMATGRSRGFGFVEMASETEAQTAITQMNKAKVGDRELTVNEARPRPERSERGGGGGGRSGGGFGGGRSNGGGRRW, encoded by the coding sequence ATGGAAAAGAGACTATATGTCGGCAATTTGCCGTTCGAAACCACGGAGGATGAACTCCACAGCATGTTTATGGCCCATGGCTCGGTTGTCAGCGCCAAGCTGATTACCGACATGGCAACGGGACGTTCTCGCGGATTCGGTTTCGTGGAAATGGCTTCCGAAACAGAAGCCCAGACCGCGATCACCCAAATGAACAAGGCAAAAGTCGGCGATCGCGAACTGACCGTAAACGAAGCACGCCCACGTCCCGAGCGCTCGGAGCGCGGCGGTGGCGGTGGCGGACGCAGCGGCGGCGGTTTCGGCGGTGGACGCAGCAACGGGGGCGGACGGCGCTGGTAA
- a CDS encoding RNA-binding protein, translating to MRNTLRSKTLTASLPHDVQALFAKIADPDSLPQWHPNACRSIRRENGQILAESPRGPMGIRLIRDDRALLVDLIMCLSEGIEFTTSIRLLQNGSGSEIIMTMIQPQGLSDSTFNEQVHWAENALRGLRKTALPHAALEPILPLRQATEAPSSPAPAAPAADNPKIPFSSRKIFVGNLPFDWAEEPLRALFADSGQVTAVAIARFRGRGRSRGFGFIEMSTEAEAQAAIEKLHGSLAGNRKIVVRLSRMKENSTVETPVARASDLTSSPSESTPSSEPGNTLVPEPSSASQPKPHRPTHPQRVHRPQNSRRSRIPRPGRSRPEIGIVNSGGYEIFPRRAKGSTELPPAESSRTYSSQSSIEPSPYFEDTGDIENKGNRPPRRRHR from the coding sequence ATGAGAAACACACTACGATCCAAGACATTGACCGCCAGCCTGCCGCACGATGTGCAGGCGCTTTTTGCGAAGATTGCCGATCCGGACAGCCTGCCCCAATGGCACCCGAACGCCTGCCGGTCCATTCGACGCGAAAACGGCCAGATCCTGGCGGAATCACCGCGTGGTCCCATGGGAATCCGATTGATCCGGGATGATCGGGCCCTGCTGGTGGACCTGATTATGTGCCTGTCTGAAGGCATTGAATTCACCACCTCCATCCGCCTGCTCCAGAACGGCAGTGGATCCGAAATTATCATGACGATGATCCAGCCGCAGGGTCTTTCGGATTCCACCTTTAACGAGCAGGTCCACTGGGCTGAAAACGCCCTGCGTGGACTGCGGAAAACAGCACTCCCCCACGCAGCGCTGGAGCCCATCCTTCCCCTTCGTCAAGCGACCGAGGCCCCGTCTTCTCCTGCACCGGCGGCTCCGGCGGCAGATAATCCTAAAATTCCATTTTCGAGCCGGAAAATATTTGTCGGCAACCTGCCTTTTGATTGGGCTGAGGAGCCGCTCCGCGCCCTTTTTGCCGATTCCGGGCAGGTGACAGCGGTGGCCATTGCCCGGTTCAGGGGACGGGGACGTTCCCGCGGATTCGGATTCATCGAGATGTCTACGGAAGCGGAAGCTCAAGCCGCCATTGAAAAACTGCATGGCAGCCTGGCGGGAAACCGCAAGATAGTGGTACGGCTGTCGCGAATGAAGGAGAATTCGACGGTGGAAACGCCAGTCGCGCGGGCATCGGATTTGACCTCCTCTCCTTCAGAATCAACACCCTCCTCTGAACCTGGAAATACGCTGGTCCCTGAGCCGTCAAGTGCTTCTCAGCCAAAACCGCACCGGCCGACTCATCCTCAGAGGGTCCATCGTCCTCAAAACAGCCGGCGCAGCCGCATCCCGCGGCCGGGACGATCTCGCCCGGAAATAGGGATCGTTAACAGCGGCGGCTATGAAATCTTCCCCCGCCGGGCAAAAGGTTCAACTGAACTTCCGCCCGCCGAATCTTCCAGGACTTACTCCTCTCAATCCTCTATCGAACCGAGCCCTTATTTCGAAGATACCGGGGACATTGAAAACAAAGGAAATCGGCCCCCGCGCCGTAGGCATCGCTAG
- a CDS encoding ferrous iron transporter B, with translation MTLDSPTAQQRLLILAIGGNPNSGKTTLFNRLTGLRHKVGNYAGVTVEKKIGFFSTPNRDIQLIDLPGTYGLTPKSEEERVAAEVLLGLNKEVPRPSGVLCVVDSTCLEKSLYLVLQMVETRIPTLVVLNMADELELRGAVIDTDKLSRLIHAPVLAVSASEGLHLDELQKRIDQWPMDPERYAGGLLPVVPTLAEVVERRQKAREIMDAVMVKPLQRHPADKFDAIAMHRVWGPLLFAAVVMLVFQAIFSWAKPPMNAIDFGFTALGEWTRHVVPSGFWSSLLADGIIDGVGSVVVFLPQILIVFFFVAFLENIGYLPRAALVMDRLLSVVGLQGKSFLPLISSYACAVPGILATRTIENKRDRLATIFVAPFMTCSARLPVYALFISAFIPDKPVLGNFFRLRAVTLLGLYAIGFGAALGTAWVLKSTILKSTGTPFFLEIPPYRFPSIRNIFLLMWDRSKVFLQQAGTVILAVNLLLWLLITFPKKDGVSAVRQSYAGRIGTFMEPVLHPIGFDWKIGVGLLSAQVAREVMISSLATIYRVEGRDSHREGLQSALRKDMTPLSGISLLVFFAFAMQCTSTLAVVRRETGHWKIPLAMFVYMNAFAYAASYAVYHIGKLLF, from the coding sequence ATGACCCTGGACTCTCCAACGGCACAACAACGGCTGCTCATTTTGGCGATCGGCGGGAATCCCAATTCCGGCAAAACCACGCTGTTTAACCGGTTAACCGGCCTGCGCCACAAGGTGGGGAATTATGCCGGCGTGACGGTGGAAAAGAAGATCGGCTTCTTTTCCACCCCAAATCGAGATATTCAACTGATCGATTTGCCCGGCACCTATGGGCTGACGCCGAAATCCGAAGAGGAACGGGTGGCGGCGGAGGTCCTTCTGGGTCTCAACAAAGAAGTTCCCCGCCCGTCCGGTGTGCTCTGCGTGGTGGACAGCACCTGCCTGGAAAAGAGCCTTTATCTGGTGCTGCAGATGGTGGAGACAAGGATCCCCACACTCGTGGTTCTCAATATGGCCGATGAGCTGGAGCTTCGTGGAGCGGTCATCGACACCGACAAGCTCTCCCGTCTGATCCACGCGCCGGTCCTGGCTGTTTCAGCGTCCGAGGGGCTTCATCTGGACGAGTTGCAAAAGCGGATTGATCAGTGGCCGATGGATCCGGAGCGTTACGCCGGCGGCCTCTTGCCCGTCGTCCCGACCCTGGCCGAGGTGGTGGAACGCCGTCAAAAAGCGCGGGAAATTATGGATGCCGTCATGGTGAAGCCTTTGCAACGCCATCCCGCGGATAAATTCGACGCCATCGCCATGCATCGCGTGTGGGGGCCCCTGCTTTTTGCGGCGGTGGTCATGCTGGTCTTCCAGGCCATTTTCTCCTGGGCCAAGCCTCCGATGAATGCGATTGATTTCGGTTTTACGGCTCTGGGCGAATGGACCCGTCACGTGGTGCCGTCCGGGTTCTGGAGCAGCCTGCTGGCGGACGGGATCATTGACGGGGTGGGTTCGGTGGTGGTGTTCCTGCCGCAGATCCTGATCGTATTTTTCTTTGTCGCTTTTCTGGAAAACATCGGTTATTTACCGCGCGCGGCCCTGGTGATGGACCGTTTGCTGAGCGTGGTTGGGCTGCAAGGGAAATCCTTCCTGCCGCTGATCAGTTCGTACGCCTGCGCCGTGCCCGGCATCCTGGCGACCCGCACCATCGAAAATAAGCGGGACCGGTTGGCCACGATCTTTGTCGCGCCGTTTATGACCTGCAGCGCGCGTCTTCCGGTTTACGCTCTTTTTATCAGCGCGTTCATTCCGGACAAGCCGGTCTTGGGGAATTTCTTCCGGCTTCGCGCGGTGACGCTGTTGGGTTTGTATGCCATCGGCTTCGGGGCGGCTTTAGGGACGGCCTGGGTCTTGAAAAGCACGATTCTTAAATCCACGGGGACGCCTTTCTTCCTGGAAATTCCTCCGTACCGGTTCCCGTCAATCCGAAATATTTTTCTTCTCATGTGGGACCGGTCTAAAGTGTTCCTGCAGCAGGCCGGCACGGTGATCCTGGCGGTGAATCTCCTGCTGTGGCTGCTGATCACCTTCCCGAAAAAAGACGGCGTCAGCGCCGTCCGTCAATCGTATGCGGGGCGCATCGGAACGTTCATGGAGCCGGTCCTGCATCCGATCGGTTTCGATTGGAAAATCGGAGTCGGGCTGCTCTCCGCGCAGGTCGCGCGCGAGGTGATGATCAGCTCACTGGCGACCATTTATCGCGTGGAGGGAAGGGACAGCCATCGGGAGGGCCTTCAAAGCGCGTTACGGAAGGATATGACACCTCTGTCAGGAATCTCGCTTCTGGTCTTTTTCGCCTTTGCCATGCAATGCACGTCCACCCTGGCGGTCGTGCGCCGTGAAACCGGTCACTGGAAAATACCGCTGGCGATGTTCGTCTATATGAATGCTTTTGCCTACGCGGCATCCTATGCGGTCTACCATATCGGCAAACTTCTGTTTTAG
- a CDS encoding FeoA family protein: protein MKKVLSALASGEKGVIDRLETSEEASLKFMELGLFPGEPVVFLRQAPLGGPIEIELMGYRLCIRKEDGDRIFVECGPNT, encoded by the coding sequence ATGAAGAAAGTGCTGTCCGCTCTGGCTTCGGGGGAAAAAGGGGTCATTGATCGCCTAGAAACCTCCGAGGAGGCCAGCCTGAAATTCATGGAGTTGGGCCTGTTCCCGGGAGAACCGGTAGTTTTCCTGCGGCAGGCGCCGTTAGGCGGGCCCATTGAAATCGAACTGATGGGCTACCGCCTCTGTATCCGTAAAGAAGATGGGGACAGAATTTTCGTCGAATGCGGTCCCAATACGTGA
- a CDS encoding adenylate kinase: MQKNVVLFGPPGAGKGTQAVRLGTFLKVPHISTGNMFRHHIKNQTPLGKKVKEYSEKGLLVPDDVTIAMVKERLGQPDVRNGFLLDGFPRSIPQAEELDRILAGSGLPLHHVINIQVSDAEIRGRLAKRATLEGRQDDADPTVIQKRIDTYKNQSEPCLSTYRPKGIVRDINGLGSIEDVFGRIQKVFA; the protein is encoded by the coding sequence ATGCAGAAAAACGTTGTCCTCTTCGGCCCTCCGGGCGCCGGCAAGGGAACGCAGGCCGTCCGCTTGGGAACGTTCCTGAAAGTCCCGCACATTTCTACCGGGAACATGTTCCGTCACCACATTAAAAACCAGACCCCGCTCGGGAAGAAGGTCAAGGAATACTCGGAGAAGGGACTTCTGGTCCCGGATGACGTCACCATCGCCATGGTGAAAGAACGGCTGGGACAGCCGGATGTCCGGAACGGATTTTTGCTCGACGGTTTTCCTCGCAGCATCCCCCAGGCGGAGGAACTCGACCGGATTCTCGCGGGTTCAGGTCTGCCGCTCCATCACGTGATTAATATCCAAGTTTCGGATGCGGAAATCCGGGGGCGCCTGGCCAAACGCGCGACCCTCGAAGGCCGCCAAGACGATGCGGATCCCACCGTGATCCAGAAGCGGATCGACACCTACAAAAACCAGAGCGAACCTTGCCTGAGCACCTACCGGCCCAAGGGGATTGTTCGCGACATCAACGGCCTCGGCAGCATCGAAGACGTCTTCGGCCGCATTCAGAAGGTATTTGCCTAA
- a CDS encoding zf-HC2 domain-containing protein: protein MHPQQDPSLLSAYLDGELGPEEAGQVESHLQSCHACQQELSSLKAIQQAIQGVNNPAMPAELVAEIERHTLARQSWWRRLYQRLQKSFRGIVRAVKR, encoded by the coding sequence ATGCATCCGCAACAAGATCCATCGCTGTTGTCCGCCTACTTGGATGGCGAGCTGGGACCGGAAGAGGCGGGCCAGGTTGAGAGTCATCTCCAAAGCTGCCACGCGTGCCAGCAGGAATTGAGTTCGCTTAAAGCGATTCAACAGGCAATCCAGGGCGTGAACAACCCTGCGATGCCGGCGGAACTGGTTGCCGAGATTGAAAGGCACACCCTGGCCCGGCAAAGCTGGTGGCGCCGCCTTTATCAACGATTGCAGAAATCCTTCCGCGGCATCGTCCGCGCTGTTAAACGTTAG
- a CDS encoding zf-HC2 domain-containing protein, with translation MNCSHVQSLLSAYLDGEINPPGADWIQSHLQDCASCRVELRNLKEIKQTIEHIEGPPMPVVLAVHIVERTIEGKLPD, from the coding sequence ATGAACTGTTCGCACGTTCAATCACTGTTGTCGGCCTATTTGGACGGAGAAATCAATCCCCCTGGGGCTGACTGGATCCAAAGTCATCTTCAGGACTGTGCCTCCTGCCGGGTGGAGCTTCGCAACCTGAAGGAAATTAAGCAAACCATTGAGCATATCGAAGGTCCTCCCATGCCGGTGGTACTTGCCGTCCACATTGTGGAGCGCACAATTGAAGGAAAATTGCCGGATTAA
- a CDS encoding sigma-70 family RNA polymerase sigma factor yields MTVLEELKTGKTWEFGELLQNYGDLTYRMALQITGGQEPDARDLVQETFLKVWKQWDLQRPRALKGWIYRIMRNLFNDAMRRKYRRPTLSLDAPLDSPTPLGQTLKGIGRPLDENMEKMELQRAVSQALLMIPPEFRLPVVLCDMADLSYDEIADILSCPVGTVRSRIYRGRVQLRRLLKDHMLGVKL; encoded by the coding sequence ATGACCGTGCTCGAAGAACTCAAAACCGGGAAGACCTGGGAATTTGGCGAGTTGCTCCAGAACTATGGAGACCTCACCTACCGGATGGCGCTTCAGATCACCGGTGGGCAAGAACCCGATGCGCGGGATCTGGTCCAGGAGACATTCCTCAAAGTTTGGAAGCAATGGGACCTCCAGCGTCCCCGAGCCCTCAAAGGCTGGATTTACCGCATCATGCGCAATCTTTTCAACGATGCCATGCGCCGGAAATACCGCCGCCCCACCCTTTCCTTGGACGCTCCCTTGGATTCGCCAACACCCCTCGGACAGACCCTAAAAGGGATTGGTCGTCCGCTGGATGAAAACATGGAGAAGATGGAACTTCAGCGCGCGGTGTCGCAGGCGCTTCTGATGATTCCGCCCGAGTTTCGACTGCCCGTGGTCCTGTGCGACATGGCTGATCTCTCCTATGACGAAATCGCCGATATCCTGTCCTGCCCGGTGGGTACGGTCCGTTCCCGGATCTATCGCGGACGGGTCCAATTGCGGAGATTGCTGAAAGATCACATGTTGGGAGTGAAGTTATGA
- a CDS encoding autotransporter domain-containing protein encodes MNATAGNATIINQDLIEFYDQSTAANATIVTNNGYTEFRAQSTGGNATIIANDNTSYVMFLDSSTSGNATLINNGGVVDFSLRSTTFTLTAGSMAGSGSFQLGSQNLTVGSNNSSTEVSGVISGSGGSLVKVGDGTFTLSGANAYTGLTTVQAGTLNLTGSLVGDAIVQSGGILSGSGSLGGLINNGIVTPGVNGVGALSAASYSGSGMLRININGSSATVLRVSGNANLTGSTLDLVALDPVIGLYDVLTAGSVTGVFLAIDTSSFPAYLSVYAEYTPTDVWVHILLTAYFRMLGETINQRSVGAALDASEIYAGASLVRVYNAISDLPPVQARSALDQMSGDSLAYFPGFGLRGTALFTDQMHERAALWASSTTAAGLWSRGVGFFDSIDGDPGIGSPAAHSATGGFQAGYDYPLADALLVGFSGGYARTSLTVDDRAMSGQSTLIQSGIYGRYTPGSWFLKSSVAYGGVSNNSTRNIAFTGINGQTTASFQSHVVTTYLEGGSEFKFRKSLSVEPSVSLRQSHLRQEGFTESGAAGLDLNVGEVTLDSLVSALGIRLNRSLLQQSAHPVTLGMSTAWLHEFGNTENRVSAQFVDAPGSGSFTVQGTPRTRNAATIGVNGSADLYKDLQAYADYTATIGSAQTNQAIQGGIKVKW; translated from the coding sequence ATGAACGCTACTGCAGGCAACGCGACGATAATAAATCAAGACTTAATTGAGTTCTATGACCAATCAACTGCTGCTAACGCCACGATTGTCACAAATAACGGCTATACAGAATTTCGTGCGCAATCAACAGGCGGGAATGCAACGATTATTGCCAACGACAACACCAGTTATGTCATGTTTCTAGATTCTTCGACCTCAGGCAACGCCACCCTGATTAATAATGGCGGGGTTGTCGATTTCAGCCTGCGATCCACGACTTTTACTTTGACCGCCGGTTCGATGGCCGGGTCTGGCTCATTTCAACTGGGTTCTCAGAACCTAACGGTTGGCAGCAATAATTCGAGCACCGAGGTCTCCGGTGTCATCAGCGGCAGCGGAGGATCCCTGGTAAAGGTGGGCGATGGAACATTCACGTTGTCGGGTGCGAATGCCTATACCGGGCTGACGACGGTACAGGCAGGCACGCTGAACCTGACCGGCTCGCTTGTCGGGGATGCCATCGTCCAATCCGGCGGCATTTTGTCCGGTTCCGGCAGTCTGGGTGGTTTGATCAACAACGGCATTGTGACCCCGGGGGTTAATGGTGTTGGCGCTCTCAGCGCCGCCAGCTATTCCGGATCGGGAATGCTCCGAATCAACATCAACGGCTCCTCCGCAACGGTTTTGAGGGTGTCCGGAAACGCCAACCTCACCGGCAGTACCTTGGACCTCGTTGCGTTGGACCCCGTTATCGGCCTATACGACGTGTTAACGGCCGGATCAGTCACCGGAGTTTTCTTGGCCATTGACACGTCTTCGTTCCCGGCCTATCTTTCGGTCTACGCCGAATACACCCCTACGGACGTATGGGTTCACATTCTCTTGACAGCTTATTTCCGGATGCTTGGGGAAACTATCAACCAGCGGAGCGTCGGCGCTGCGCTCGATGCTTCCGAAATTTATGCCGGCGCGAGTTTAGTGAGAGTTTATAACGCCATTTCCGACCTCCCTCCTGTCCAGGCCCGATCGGCCCTGGATCAAATGAGCGGGGACAGCCTGGCGTACTTCCCGGGGTTTGGACTTCGCGGCACCGCCCTTTTTACGGACCAGATGCATGAGCGTGCCGCCCTTTGGGCGAGTTCCACAACTGCGGCGGGCCTCTGGTCGCGCGGGGTGGGATTCTTTGACTCGATTGACGGGGATCCCGGTATCGGATCGCCGGCCGCTCATTCGGCCACCGGTGGTTTTCAAGCGGGTTACGACTACCCGTTAGCCGACGCTCTGTTAGTCGGATTCTCCGGAGGGTATGCCCGGACGAGTCTAACAGTCGACGATCGAGCGATGTCCGGCCAGAGCACGTTGATTCAATCAGGGATCTACGGCCGTTATACGCCGGGGTCTTGGTTTTTGAAGAGTTCCGTGGCCTACGGCGGGGTCTCTAACAACAGTACCCGGAATATCGCTTTCACTGGAATAAACGGGCAAACCACCGCCAGTTTTCAAAGCCATGTCGTAACTACCTACCTCGAAGGCGGTTCCGAGTTCAAATTCCGAAAAAGCTTGAGCGTTGAGCCCTCCGTGTCACTGCGGCAGAGTCATCTCAGGCAAGAGGGATTTACCGAGTCCGGCGCGGCTGGATTGGATTTGAATGTGGGGGAAGTAACACTGGATTCCCTGGTTTCAGCCTTGGGCATACGTTTGAACCGGTCCTTGCTCCAGCAGTCAGCCCATCCCGTAACGCTGGGGATGAGCACGGCCTGGCTGCATGAGTTCGGGAATACAGAAAACCGTGTCTCAGCGCAGTTTGTAGATGCGCCGGGCAGTGGTTCTTTCACGGTACAGGGCACCCCCAGGACCCGCAACGCCGCCACGATAGGTGTCAACGGAAGCGCAGACCTCTACAAAGACTTGCAAGCCTACGCCGATTACACCGCCACCATCGGTTCCGCCCAGACCAACCAAGCCATCCAGGGTGGCATAAAGGTGAAATGGTGA